The segment tgtaaatgttgaaggataactttatttattttttatattttaggatcaaattgataaaatgtgtaaatattgaaggttaaatttgttattaggcCAATCGAAAAAAGGCCACATCAACATTTCGTCACTCAACCTAATGACAACAAACAAGAAAGTgacaaaaatatttaatttcgaaAATTTGGGtgactaaataaaaaattaataattaggtAATCAAAATAGAACTAAAGACATAATTGGATAACTATTTTTATTGTTCGGCTTAAAACCTAAAACACACAAAGaacttcaattttaaaattacaaaattcagcaTAATTCATGTATTAAATTAAACTCGAATTGTTGAATATGACCCAAACCAAAATTGACATGAACTCGAAACTGTCAGAAACTTATAATTGACTTAAACTCAACATTAATCCGtcttgaaataaattaaaaattttaaaactcgaATTACCTCGATAAAAATTGATGTAATTGTAAAACTAAACTCGCCAACCCAACTCAAATGTTTACTTCATCAAAGTTTTCATTTGTGTTTGAGTCCTAATTTGTATCTTTAATCCCATAAAAGACAATCTTCTTGTTCCTGTTTCTTTTGGACAATGCTTTAGGGCTTGTTTGGAAATTATGATTTGCGTTAAGCAATTTGGAtcttgatttaaaatttaaaattatttgtttagATAACAAATTAAAGTTGGATTTTAAgagttatattttaaattttaaaatgattttaaaatttaaattttgaaaattgaagattaattaaataattaattttgaatgaaatttaagCTTTTCAAAAGTGTAGGGATAAATTAATATCAGGATTTTCAGTTCTGAAAACACTATCCTAagaatttttccaagaaaatgTCATGATTTTCTGTTATAGTTACTGGGGTTTATAACTTGTTTCATGTCGGCTCATGTGTTAGTCTATATTAATTAAATCTGAGAACAGTTTAGTCAATTTCTTGTGGTTTAGTGTTGGCTGATATTCCTATAAAAACATCTAGTAGGAGTCTTCACCATTCATTtaatgaattatgaatgttttctttattaattatatattatcacGTTCCtgcataatttatcaaattaaatgatgaattttatCTATATTTAATATTGATATCATCCAAactaaaattcaattaaaattaaacttccTAATTATCTTAAACTtccttttattataaaaataaatttaaatttaaatgattAGCAAAGGCTCCAAAGTTAAAAGTCATTTGGCTTCTATTTTTAATTACTCCACAAATATCTCAAACATAgtggaaaagaaaaacaaaaaatgggAAAGAAGAGAAGAAGCAAGAAAATTAATCAAGAGAAACACAGGCATGATCCAGATGATAATCACAACCCAACAATCACTTCAAGCTCCAGGTAACAActctttattatttatcattttctagTAAATTTTCAGTATTTTAGTTTAACTTTGTTGTATTGGATCAGGTATTTGGATTTCAGTAGTCTAAATAATGATGTCCTTCATCATATTATTCCATCACTTATCCATATGTGGAAGTATGATGGAGAGAAATCGTATAATCATGTCAATATCCCAGAAAGGTCAGCTAAGTGTGAActtgtttatatatttttactttgGGTTTCTGTTTGTTTTATGATCGAACAAGTTCTAAGTTTTGATATGATCAATGTTGTTTTTTTCCCTTTGGAACAGTAATAAGATGGACCCTAATGATTACATCAGTCATTTGCCTGATAACATCCTTAACCACATCATTTCCTTCCTCCCTTTTGAATCCGGTGTCCGAACTTCTTTCCTTTCAACTCACTGGAAACACCTCTGGAAAGAGGCTTTGTTGGAACCTGTCCATGATGTAATAACAATGGAAGCTGCCACTAAAATCATACaaaattttgttgatgatttcgATACACACTATAGGCCCAGAAATAAATGGGGGTTCAGATTTGAGTTTCCTCATGGAAGAGGCATCTTAGTTGCTAGCATTTCCAGCAAGGGTGCACTTCAACTTGATTTTTCAGCTGGTGAACAAGAATCACCAAGGCCATTTGATTTGTTTTTGAAGCTGAATCTTACATCGGCTAACCATTTATCACATCGATACATGTGGTTTGATTGGGGGCGGCTTGAGGAAAATCACTCACTGCAAACCCACCAACCATCTTCGAACACAATGAAAGTAAAATCGTTATATCTCATATCAGTAAGCCAACTGTCTAATATGGCAGTTTCTTCATTGGTGCCAAATTTGCCATTTCTGCAAAGCTTGACTATCGCCAAATGCAATGGATTACAATCTTTACAGATAAAAGACGCCCAAGGGCTTCATAAATTAGTGGTCCTCGATTGCCCCCGTTTACAATCTCTCAGTTTTGAAGCTGTCTCTTTAAAATCTTTCAGATATAGAGGCAACTTAGTGTCCTTCAAAGGTGAGCCTAGTGGCAGGTGTGGCTGTGGGTTGTTCTTGGAAGATGTCATGGTTGATCTCAGACAAGGTCCTCTAACACAATGGACATGGGACTTTCAAACGTCTCCCTGTTGCCTTTATTATTATGATGTCTATAAAAAAACCCTTTGTGGCTGCACCAACGGGAAAAGATGTTTCAAATCAATTTTGATAAGCATAAGGGGTGTTAAATCTCTAACAATACGCAGATGGTTTTTCGAGGTATGTTCAATAAAGAAATGTTCACTTTCATATTGATGTAGTACTAACCTATGTTATTCAAACTTGTGTATGGATGAGGATACATGTCTGACATGAATGTATGCTTTAAGAATGAAAATTCAACATAGTTACTAACCTTCATAATTTATTTCTTCTGAAATTTCTTTTAGACATCGATGTGCAAGCCGTTGTCCTTTTCAAGTAGAGACCCTCTACTTTGTATGAGCGACCTAAAAGAGCTTTGGTGGATTGATTGTTCAATGGAAAGAGAATCTATTAATGCTTTACTTTGCTTTTTGAAGCTTTGTCCTAACTTGGAAAGACTTTTTGTGACAGGAAGTCTTctcatttttttttatggactttgCATATTTAATGGTATAAGTAGCAATGTTATGCATACTCGAATACCTATACATGCctgatacatatatatttatgaaaactttctttatatatatttaaagaattATGTCAATACCTATATCTTATTAAGTATATGTGGATCAAAACTTGCAGATCGATCCAAAATGCTATAACATGCCCAGCACTGGAAAATACTCAGATTTAGTCATTGTTCCTGATAAGCTCGGTGATCTCAAAGCTGTGAAACTTGAAGGATCCGCAGATGAAGAAAAGGAGAATTTCATTGCTAGGAGACTGATACCTTTATTCGGAGAAAATAATCCAGTTATTATATCAAAATCAGGTGAGAAATGTATAAAACATCTAGTAAAAGTAGCAAAGATGGAGAAGAAAGGGAAGTACCCGTACAAGTTTAAAGTGGTTGAAAATGTTGATGAATATTTTCTGGATCATGTTCATATGAACGTCTAGTTTAATAGGGCAGCTGACTTTGAATTAGGAGTTGGGTTAATGAAGGATCGAGCAAAGGGATGATTATGAAAGGAGGAAAAAGAGAAATACTTGGCTTCCACACTTGCAGAGTCGCTCACACTAAAAGAGAACAATTGTACAGCTCACAACTTGCAAAATATGGATCAAATGCTGAGGTGGAACCCATTTGGATAGAGGAGTGCTTGATGTTCTTAGAAACCATCGTTACTTTTGAGtatttttgttgatgattttaattaaatcagttttcatttaaaaatatattattacttTCATTAAAATCAAGGGTTTTGATTAGTGAGAATGACACAACAAGTCTTATTTAACTACAAAAGGGAAATGGCTGTTTAAACAAAATGGAAtagtttaatgatttttttttaaatgtatttgctTTTTTAATCTCTTTTATGCTGAGTTTTATTTAATCAGatctttgattttaaaataaaatttataaatcatTTATCAATAACAAAAAGGAGATAAATATAACAGTGATAATTCATTTGATATGGGTTCAAATTATATTATCTTTACTTtagtattgtataaaaaaaaccTAGATTTCCATTATATTGAAACTACTAGGTtaaatatttaaaactcattATGTCGTAAGTTCAAATCTTATCATGATTGAATTTCtattgattttataaaaatatatataaaaaacaagAATATCCTCATAATATTGTAACTTACTTTATATATAAaaaggtattttaataatttttaactgAATTAGTGCCTTGTTGACTTGTAACATCAACTCAATTAAAGAATTAGATATATGTATAGATAAATTAGTAGAGATTTTCTCTATAACTTTGGCGCACCTAAATgcaatatttttagatttttaatatttgtgattatttatttcattatagttATCTTTCATTTATATTCTCTATTAGTAATATTTATAAAGGAGGAAtccatttatataatttaaaatttaaaataattttacacacTCATTTAATATGGGTTTAAATTGTGCTATCCCATCCCTATTTCAATATTATATAAAAACTTGATTTTTGTTATATTTAAATTGTaaagttaaatatttaaaattcattgTCTCATGGGTTTAAATCTTATCATGCTTTAAcgtttattgattttattttaaaatttaaaagataaaattaccCTCAAAATAATTTAGCTTACTTTGTATATAGAAagagtattttaataatttttcaattGAATTAGTATCTTGTTAACCCGTGACTTAGATATATGTATAGATGAATTGTTACTATGTATGTAATGTTTTTATGGTTGGGAGAAATCCATGAACTTACAAGTTGGATGGTGTTTTCATAGATTTTAGCAATGGTGTCATTTTTTCCCGTCTGTGTTGTCATTTTTCAGTAGAAAAAGACTGCATGGGGCTGAATTCTAATGATGCTTACCTTTCATGGCTGTAATGCAATAATAAAAGCAACATGGGAATCAATATGGGCTATGGCTTTCAAAATGGTTTCATATAATGGTTTTGCACAGTTTTTTGTGTTCTAGcatttctgtttgtttctattcaCCAGTTGATTGTGGAAATTACCGTTAGGATTGATAATCTTCTGCATTTTGATTATAACTTTGATGTCATCCAATGTGGATTTTGCAAGGGAAATGCATATATCTtatacaaaaaagaaaaacatcGAACATCAGATCATGAGTTTCTACTAAGCAGGAACGAAGTCAGCAATTCATTGCTGGAGataccaaaataaaattttagaaatttgggatcaaatttttaaaatttattaaaaaaaaaaacttaaattgaATAGTTCATAACTAAGAAGCTTGAAGACCACTGTATGCCTCCACTACCTACCCCTACCACTAAGAACTTGAAATCGAAGACTGTTACATGTCTGACAAGGGCAATTTAAGTTTTCCCATTGAGTTGCGCAAGGAGATTTGGTTGATGTTGCATTGTTGTAGAAATAACTCTCATAtatatcatatatgtatatgagagttattttagtttaaatttccTAGCATTTTAGggttaaattttaatgtttaggttagtttttattatattttataattttatagattaattttgtttattttctatcatttttgAAATTAGATTGAGTTTGTTTGCTATTTCTCTTTTTCCATTGGAGGCTCAAAGTGAAAAATGGAAGACTTTTACCATAAAGTAAGAAATGGTGAAAAGAAGTCTTCTAGTAAGTAATTAGTTCACCGTAATTCTATCTTCAATAGAGGACCTCGATAAAACCCAAGAAAATAAGGGTTATGGGTTTTAAAAGCATTGAGGAGAAagaatgtagcaccccaaacccagcccagaagttatggccggatccagcatgccacatcaaaacgttaaaaattttttccattctaagtccagaaaatcgtacttgatgttcaaaagattaattcattaagggttaaagtgaatggaagctgtgcaccaggtaggaaaccggaaaagaggtgatgagtccatcggactgcttaagtactaagctcccttcagatccaatcctagacatgcataccgccattgccacaccttaacgtcatggatatttctaggaaaccgatttgattaagtcatttttaggaaaagtgattaattttggaaaatactttcattgcggaagctttgcttgttatcgtgttattttgaaatcaactgttgtttttgaaaaagcgccctaaagctatccaatttcaacagtttaaataagtaatacctatcttagtaatacatattaaaaccatcaaaaataattaagcggccttattacatttaaaagcccaaaacctcaaacgtaattaaaaggatgtccattcacgaagaaaatcaaactttcgagcgggtggccactccgaattccctcacgactccaagcccactatggttggggatttctgcgtggatgaaaataaaagggtgagtttggggaaactcggtgtgtaaggaaaacccattcaaagcccaagtcatctcaagcctattgggcctaagcccattcagtatgaTGGTGGTCTTGGACTAatagcccttttgattacaataaacgggccttagtcccttattcagataatgatatggcccataggcccatttcaaaatacatgcaacatcaagaaacatatgcaagcccatttggggagactactcaacccaccaaccactacactccacccgtaccagccatacactccatgtgggaatagctcaacccacccaaatttaacactccacattctgaCCTtgtttgctcgattatcgataaattgaggcaaagcctccaagacgtggacaagccactttcgatacttcctccgtcaatatcccaatcccatgcatcgataataacaacatggcatgtagtaaataacaacgatcaaatatgcatttaggtcaatttaacctagaggtatttggtaatttatctctaggggtaaagcgtaaattttccacttttaaaggtattttagtaatttatctattttagggtttttcatgcatattcctacctttcacgtactacgaatcacgcatcgaggtttcttacgaattgggccgttggcccatcatttcaattttggcccattaagcccaaaaatatcgagaacacgtaaatcatgcactttgcagtccaaattttgcagcttaccaaaaacattaatcgatttacctcacgagcattcgtacactcgcaaatTTACAAAATAtcagttttcggcatttcagcttttcgacttttgccgatccagactaagaaagagggtgttagttacacacctgtttgcgacgatatgctgacgagatccacacacgaactgcctacaattggattactaacacattaatctaactattcaaatacgaactacgtattaaccccttataatattcggccaaccacacctacagatcatagtaagcttataagaaaacaataagcaactcattaacaaatttttgtcaatgtttaccacataatcataatttcactgcaagctgtcttcctgagcaacagtcactaaattatttataactggagctacgaaactcaaaataaagtttcgttaattttccctaaaaatagactcatatatcttctatccataaaattttcataatttttggtatggccaatcaataccagatttttcttaaagtttcccatgtttcactatttgactaatctgaccactctttattacgaatcaaatttctcattgtacagaattcaaaatatgttctcgtttattccatttgaaactagactcattaagatttaattacataatttatgcagcttctaactcatctcccacaatttatggtgattttccaaagtcacgttactgctgatgtcccaagcagatttattaccaaatcactctttcacacataacttgcatgcatgttatttaaacatgtatatcaccaatcaatcatcacatatctatgagtttgcttaagtatagtctccatttcatcattttaaagcacaacatgttagccgatttttccccttagcatctaaggcacatgcatgttcatttgtttggctcaacttcacctatcttccatttttcatcaaaagaacatgaaacaacaaccatttccttcattttaattcatgactaaatgctcacaacacaactaaaaatcaaaatatacttcaagagttaaggtagaatcaagaagaactcatgaacctcaaaatagaagcaaggtaccaagaacttaccttcaattttcctccttctaatgaccgaatactcaaaagCTTTCTCCTCTCGTTTCTcctctctaactttcagctatgataaacaaagatggacaaaactttgttcttttcacccctttttcttttaataaaacttcatatttcatccatttaattctttaatacaaaagacatgatattcttatcatgaaacatttacctaacccattatcatggaacatttacctaacctattatcatgaaacatttacctaacccattatcatggaacatttacctaacctattatcaatttgtatcaatttgtaccataaattatggatatcaagtgtacattttgtctacaacaacatgatggctggccacttcatgtaaaatgggaggtttgtcatgcaaatcctcctattttgcactcctatttatttggccacttcaatttagcctatagcattttcaaacattttcacataggtcctatttcataatttcacccctttttcttatggaacaaaattaactaaaattgtcgggttctatcttaagtttgggctttctagaggcccactaacataattaaacctatgccaacattcacagaattctcgaaaattggggcgttacaaagaaAATAAGAAGAAATCACTTGGAGGCAAAAGAAAAACTCTCATACAAAGGATAACTTCAAACTTACAAAGACAATAAGAAAAAGAGATATGAGGAGCACGATtcatatttttcatcaaatttctttcttttattttttattgatgtAAGTTTATTTCCAACTTTACATGTTCTATCAATTTAGTTGTAAttctaaataaattaaaataatttaaaaatttatttcaaaaatattttataaaaatatataaaagtttcataaaaaatatcaaatttaaaaagcaaaaatagatataaaagttaaaatttgaaATTCACAGATACCCTTAAATATAATTAAAGAGAATGATaggatttataatatatatatatatatatatttaaaaagcaaaaatatatataaaaagttaaaattttgaaattcacaTATACCCTTAAATATAATTAAAGAGAATGATaggatttataatatatatatatatatatatatcaacaaaTCCTTAAGTAAAATATTAGTCGAGAAAGATGCATGGTATAACAAAGACTTTCATACAATAACAAGAGTCAAGTGTCACAAGTCATGGATTAAAGTCCATGATGAATGCATACAAAATAGCTCATGGAGgtcaattgattaaatgaagCTCATTTAACCCACTTGAACTGACTCAATTCGTAGAACATATGAAAAGGCTTATCTACTTGAAGCATTAACGGTCTAGTGAaacatttcaataaattaaaattacCAGGGTGAATATCTGTAATTCTAAGAGATAAGATTG is part of the Gossypium arboreum isolate Shixiya-1 chromosome 5, ASM2569848v2, whole genome shotgun sequence genome and harbors:
- the LOC108451273 gene encoding F-box protein At2g39490-like, yielding MLFFSLWNSNKMDPNDYISHLPDNILNHIISFLPFESGVRTSFLSTHWKHLWKEALLEPVHDVITMEAATKIIQNFVDDFDTHYRPRNKWGFRFEFPHGRGILVASISSKGALQLDFSAGEQESPRPFDLFLKLNLTSANHLSHRYMWFDWGRLEENHSLQTHQPSSNTMKVKSLYLISVSQLSNMAVSSLVPNLPFLQSLTIAKCNGLQSLQIKDAQGLHKLVVLDCPRLQSLSFEAVSLKSFRYRGNLVSFKGEPSGRCGCGLFLEDVMVDLRQGPLTQWTWDFQTSPCCLYYYDVYKKTLCGCTNGKRCFKSILISIRGVKSLTIRRWFFETSMCKPLSFSSRDPLLCMSDLKELWWIDCSMERESINALLCFLKLCPNLERLFVTGSLLIFFYGLCIFNGISSNIDPKCYNMPSTGKYSDLVIVPDKLGDLKAVKLEGSADEEKENFIARRLIPLFGENNPVIISKSGEKCIKHLVKVAKMEKKGKYPYKFKVVENVDEYFLDHVHMNV